The DNA region CATCATCACAAACTCCAATCGATTTTGTTTGTGAATAAGGAATTGTTGATTCACAAGTGAAAACTTGAGCATTCCCGCTCTTTGGTTCATCAAACTGTAACATCATAGCATCAGATGAATTGAAATTTCCAACATTTGAAGATGATGCAGCTTCTTCGGAAACAAGCAAATGATGTTTTGAAAGATCATTTTCTGGATTTAGGACTTTTGATTGAGTTGAGAAAATTTGAGCATCGGTGTTTCTTACATTTGAGGATGATTCAACAACTTTAGCAGTAGATAATACTCTCTTTGATGACTTATTTCGGAAGGTACCAATGGCAGATTTATGATTGCATTTTGGCTCTTTATGATTGTGTTGTCCTTTATATGTCACAACATAAGTGTTCTCTTTGTTTTTGCTTTTTTCTACAAGTTTTCTTGCCGAACAATCATTGAAGCTGCTACATTTGTAATAGCTCCTGCAAAATTATAATTTCTATATAAACCAACATTACATCATAATGtttttataacaaaaaaaatcatGTCAGTAAACCAAAGTTCACATTTAATCAATATAAAAACACTATTAGAAAATATTGGGACCTTTTATAATGCCTTCTTACTAAAGAGATAAAGAtgttttaatttttaaaaaaattggtttAATAGCTATTTTTATAAAAAGCACTATAAATctaataaaaatttaaaaaaaattaaaagaatacTTTAATAGCATTTTAAAAAACAATactattattttttattattatggTAGATTATTTTTTGGAATGACTATAAATAATGTGGTATCCATGTAATTCTAAATCAATTGTGCTTTCAAATTAACATTATTCGAAAGTCAATATTGATTTCTTTACCATtaacataatatatatatatatatatatatatatatatatatatatatatatatatatatatatatatatattatatatatatatatatatatatatatatatatatatatatatatatatatatatataaaagtaaTTCACTTTATACAAAGTAAATATTACAATTGGAAGAAAAAATATGATAGAATATGTTTTGGCCAGGAAAAAAATTCATATTTTTACTTTAATTCCTTGCAAtctttttgttttatttgttttctaaactttgaaAATATAACATTTTTTCCTTTAGATTCTTGTTGTTTTATTTTGCTCTCTACTAAATTTATTCAAAAAAGTTGGTCCTTGTAATATGTATATACTTAATTTTAATTTGTAAGTGTGTATTAGGTAacaaatttattatttttaatatgaAATAAAAATATGTTAAAAGTTTGAGTTTTTAATGTATAAAAACCTTGGATGTGAAGACCCTTTGATGATTTTTTCTCCATACTTTCTCCATGTCCATGGATCTTCTTTGATCTTCTCTACACTCAAATGGCATTCCAATATCTTCGTATTATTATTCTTCCtgtaaaagaaaataaataaattgttTTTAGTACAAAATACCTTGTGTTATctatataagttggaaataattaaatataaaaagATTGATTAATGATCGATGTATATTATTAATTATACCTTTTCCAAGATTTTCGCTTTGGATGTTGTGAAAGTGTATTCGGTATAATCCCAAAATTAGTTTTGGATACTTGAATTGGTAGTTGATTGCGCTCTCTCTGGAGTTCGTGGAGAACCGGTGGATGATTGTATGCAAGATCAAAATGTGCAGTTGTAATTTCTATATAGGCAGCAGGTTTGGGGAAAAccatttgattgttgttgtttgGTTTAATTTGTGGTTGTCCGACAAATATTGGAAAATCGAAAACAGTAGGATACTGGTTGATTCCATTAATACCAGTGCTAATGTTAGTTATGGTAGGTAAAGCAAAGGTCGAGTTAGGGATAGTGGTGTTAAGGGTGGGAGTCATGAAAGAGGTGGTAGTAGTGACAGGGGTAACGACATCAGAAATAGTGGTGTTTGGAGAAGTGATGGTGGGGATTCTTACGGGGGTTATGGGGGTGGGATTAAAATTGGGTATAAACGTTCCTATTTGTAAGAAATCATTTGATTTAAGCGGAGAAAAAGGAATTGGGCTATTTTCACAGGACAAGGTAAAATCATCAAAGTAAGATGGTGTGTAATTTTGAAGTGATATAATCTTATTCGTAGTGGTGGTGGTTAGGGTGTGAGGTGAAGTTTCAAAAGTGGAGTGAATGTGAGGTGATGTTTCGAAAATGGTGGAAGAACGGGTTAAAGAGGTAGCTTTGCAGCTACGCACAATGGCAAAGAGATCCCAATCGACATTAGCCATGGGAGAAAAAAGACTAATTTCTATATAGATATACAAAGAGGAGAAAGATATTTGATGGTAGAGCATGACTTCACTGAAGACTTGATAACTATTTATAAGAAGAAAGAacattttttaaaacaaaagtAAGAATAAAATTATTGATATTTCCAAGAACAATTATGattattaaattatatttttttcttttttcttttttttttctcaCTCATTAATGGcatataaatttatatatttttcttagttttttatttttctcACTCGTTAATAATATACAAGTTATTGATTATAAATATGAACATgtttatatttaaaaaaacaaaaatataaataaatattgtCATCAGGAATTAAACT from Lathyrus oleraceus cultivar Zhongwan6 chromosome 1, CAAS_Psat_ZW6_1.0, whole genome shotgun sequence includes:
- the LOC127076620 gene encoding probable WRKY transcription factor 33, with translation MANVDWDLFAIVRSCKATSLTRSSTIFETSPHIHSTFETSPHTLTTTTTNKIISLQNYTPSYFDDFTLSCENSPIPFSPLKSNDFLQIGTFIPNFNPTPITPVRIPTITSPNTTISDVVTPVTTTTSFMTPTLNTTIPNSTFALPTITNISTGINGINQYPTVFDFPIFVGQPQIKPNNNNQMVFPKPAAYIEITTAHFDLAYNHPPVLHELQRERNQLPIQVSKTNFGIIPNTLSQHPKRKSWKRKNNNTKILECHLSVEKIKEDPWTWRKYGEKIIKGSSHPRSYYKCSSFNDCSARKLVEKSKNKENTYVVTYKGQHNHKEPKCNHKSAIGTFRNKSSKRVLSTAKVVESSSNVRNTDAQIFSTQSKVLNPENDLSKHHLLVSEEAASSSNVGNFNSSDAMMLQFDEPKSGNAQVFTCESTIPYSQTKSIGVCDDDDDNDILIPNMRAMSEDILLEFNHLNGGKLFP